A single Lactuca sativa cultivar Salinas chromosome 8, Lsat_Salinas_v11, whole genome shotgun sequence DNA region contains:
- the LOC111907673 gene encoding guanine nucleotide-binding protein-like NSN1 encodes MGKQSKKSKNKRVTLKQKNKVLKKVKLHHKKKAKEAKKLGMNKKPKVDKHADNNDESPLNEEELKALEARRAAKALNGIEHKKAASQERVKKRKLGQMDEEEEDDDDITNLPEARDDFTVPSKIRDNSERSFYKELAKVIEASDVILEVLDARDPLGTRAADMEKMVMRAGPEKHLVLLLNKIDLVPREAAEKWLKYLREELPAVAFKCSTQEQRSNLGWKSSKSAKKTSNLLQTSDCLGAETLLKLLKNYSRSHEIKKSITVGVVGLPNVGKSSLINSLKRCHVVNVGATPGLTRTMQEVQLDKNVKLLDCPGVVMLKSGSGDNQNDASIALRNCKRIEKLEDPVAPVKEILKLCPEQMLARIYKLSGFDSVDDFLYKVATIRGKLKKGGIVDINAAARIVLHDWNEGKIPYYTMPPIRNEGVVMEANIVSELGKEFNVDEVYGTDSTIIGSLKSLDDFNSVTLPPNNPIAFDQTMLFEKDKPSGDENRVEKINHVGEDEAMGEDADVDRVDPVIKSSNSRQNEKLYAVEGVLNTKLRKAEKKRRKKANKLALMEGDDDESMNDVKNESGNGMNVDEGDDDVSVKEVTNNRFALADLDVEL; translated from the exons ATGGGGAAACAAAGCAAAA AGAGCAAGAACAAGAGAGTCACTCTGAAGCAGAAGAACAAGGTGCTAAAGAAGGTAAAGCTGCACCACAAGAAGAAGGCCAAAGAGGCAAAGAAGCTTGGTATGAACAAAAAGCCTAAGGTTGACAAACATGCTGATAACAATGATGAGTCGCCTTTGAATGAAGAAGAACTCAAGGCTCTCGAGGCACGTCGTGCAGCTAAGGCTCTCAATGGAATCGAGCACAAAAAGGCTGCAAGCCAAGagagg GTTAAAAAAAGGAAGTTGGGACAaatggatgaagaagaagaagatgatgatgatatcaCAAATCTGCCTGAAGCCCGTGATGATTTTACAGTTCCGAGTAAGATAAGGG ACAATTCAGAGAGATCTTTCTACAAGGAATTGGCAAAAGTTATCGAAGCATCAGATGTCatcttggaagttcttgatgctCGGGACCCACTTGGTACTCGTGCTGCTGACATGGAAAAGATGGTTATGAGAGCCGGGCCTGAGAAGCATCTCGTTTTGCTGTTAAATAAAATTG ATCTTGTTCCTCGTGAAGCTGCTGAAAAATGGCTCAAGTATCTTAGAGAGGAGTTGCCTGCAGTTGCTTTTAAGTGCAGTACACAAGAACAGAGGTCAAATCTTGGGTGGAAGTCTTCCAAGTCTGCAAAGAAGACAAGCAATCTTTTACAAACAAGTGACTGTCTTGGAGCAGAAACACTTTTAAAGTTGCTTAAAAATTACTCAAGAAGTCATGAG ATTAAAAAGTCAATCACTGTGGGTGTAGTTGGGCTACCAAACGTTGGTAAGAGCAGTCTAATCAACAGTTTGAAGAGATGCCATGTGGTGAATGTGGGGGCGACACCTGGACTGACAAGAACCATGCAAGAAGTCCAGTTGGACAAAAATGTTAAACTTTTGGATTGCCCTGGTGTTGTCATGCTTAAATCCGGATCCGGGGATAATCAAAATGATGCTTCCATTGCACTTCGCAATTGCAAAAGAATTGAAAAGCTAGAAGATCCTGTTGCCCCAG TGAAGGAGATTCTCAAGTTATGCCCTGAGCAAATGTTGGCAAGGATATACAAACTTTCCGGCTTTGATTCTGTTGATGACTTCCTTTACAAAGTAGCCACCATTAGAGGTAAGCTTAAAAAGGGAGGGATTGTTGATATCAATGCTGCTGCAAGAATCGTGTTGCATGATTGGAATGAAG GTAAAATTCCGTATTACACGATGCCTCCAATTAGGAATGAAGGAGTGGTTATGGAGGCAAATATAGTGTCTGAACTTGGAAAGGAGTTCAATGTGGATGAAGTATATGGCACCGATTCCACCATTATCGGAAGCTTAAAATCCCTAGATGATTTTAACTCTGTTACTCTCCCACCCAATAATCCCATTGCTTTTGACCAGACAATGCTATTTGAG AAGGATAAACCTTCTGGTGATGAAAACCGAGTAGAAAAAATCAATCATGTGGGTGAGGATGAAGCGATGGGTGAAGATGCTGATGTTGATAGAGTGGACCCAGTGATTAAGAGTTCAAATAGTCGACAGAATGAAAAATTGTATGCTGTTGAAGGTGTTTTAAACACAAAGTTAAGGAAAGCTGAGAAAAAGAGAAGGAAAAAGGCTAACAAATTGGCTTTAATGGAAGGAGATGATGATGAGTCTATGAACGATGTCAAAAATGAATCTGGTAATGGGATGAATGTTGATGAGGGagatgatgacgtgtcagttaaAGAGGTCACCAACAACAGATTTGCATTGGCTGATTTGGACGTGGAGCTCTAA
- the LOC111907675 gene encoding vesicle-associated membrane protein 722 has product MGQQSLIYSFVARGTVILSEYTEFTGNFTSIAAQCLQKLPATNNKFTYNCDGHTFNYLVEDGYTYCVVAVEAIGRQVPIAFLERIKEDFTKKYGGGKAATAIANSLNKEFGPKLKEQMQYCVDHPEEISKLSKVKAQVSEVKGVMMENIEKVLDRGEKIEILVDKTENLRSQAQDFRTGGTQLRRKMWLQNMKIKLIVLGIIIALILIIVLSVCGGFNCGK; this is encoded by the exons ATGGGACAACAGTCGCTGATCTACAGTTTCGTGGCTAGAGGAACGGTGATTCTGTCGGAGTACACGGAATTCACCGGTAATTTCACTAGCATCGCTGCTCAGTGTCTCCAGAAGCTTCCTGCCACCAACAATAAGTTCACCTACAACTGCGACGGCCACACCTTCAACTATCTTGTCGAAGATGGATACA CATACTGTGTGGTTGCGGTTGAAGCCATTGGCAGACAGGTTCCAATTGCTTTCCTGGAGCGCATCAAGGAGGACTTCACCAAGAAATATGGTGGTGGGAAAGCTGCAACAGCTATTGCCAACAGTCTGAACAAAGAATTTGG CCCGAAGCTGAAGGAACAGATGCAATATTGTGTGGACCATCCAGAAGAGATCagtaagctttctaaagtcaaggCCCAGGTTTCAGAAGTCAAAGGGGTGATGATGGAAAATATTGAGAAG GTTCTTGACCGTGGAGAGAAGATTGAGATTCTGGTTGATAAAACAGAGAACCTTCGTTCACAG GCACAGGATTTTAGGACGGGAGGTACTCAGTTGAGAAGAAAGATGTGGTTGCAGAACATGAAGATAAAACTGATTGTTCTTGGAATCATTATTGCATTGATTCTGATTATAGTTCTTTCCGTTTGTGGTGGCTTCAACTGTGGCAAGTGA
- the LOC111907674 gene encoding pantoate--beta-alanine ligase — MAPREPEIIRNKEQMRNWTRSMRAQGKTIGLVPTMGYLHQGHLSLIAEARKHAQLIVVSIYVNPGQFSANEDLSTYPSDFQGDIEKLQSTPDGVDVVFNPYNLYDYGKERERSGGKKREKEEGVVSCLEDERGGGFGHETWIRVEGLEKGMCGKSRPVFFRGVATVVAKLFNIIEPDVAVFGKKDYQQWRIIQRMVRDLDFAVKVIGSEMIRDKDGLAMSSRNVHLSPQEREQALSISRSLFEAKKGKNICSELRRSVIESIEAAGGKIDYVEIVDQESLEAINDEEITRGGGVVMCVAAWFGKVRLIDNMEIDVL; from the exons ATGGCGCCCAGAGAACCAGAAATCATCAGAAACAAAGAACAGATGAGAAATTGGACAAGATCTATGAGAGCTCAAGGTAAAACAATCGGATTAGTTCCAACAATGGGTTACCTCCATCAAGGCCATCTCTCTCTCATCGCCGAAGCTCGAAAACACGCACAGCTTATCGTGGTCTCAATCTACGTAAATCCCGGTCAATTTTCCGCAAATGAAGATCTGTCCACATACCCCTCTGATTTCCAAGGCGATATTGAAAAACTCCAGTCGACTCCAGACGGCGTAGATGTTGTTTTCAATCCCTATAATCTGTATGATTATGGAAAAGAGAGGGAACGATCAGGTGggaagaagagagagaaagaggaggGAGTAGTGTCTTGTTTGGAGGACGAGAGAGGAGGGGGAttcggacatgagacatggattagggTGGAGGGGTTAGAGAAGGGAATGTGTGGGAAGAGTAGGCCTGTGTTTTTTAGAGGTGTTGCTACTGTTGTGGCTAAATTGTTTAATATAATTGAACCTGATGTTGCTGTTTTTGGGAAGAAGGATTATCAGCAATGGCGGATCATTCAACGAATG GTTCGAGATCTTGATTTTGCAGTGAAGGTGATTGGTTCTGAGATGATACGAGACAAAGATGGCTTAGCAATGAGCTCTCGTAACGTGCATCTTTCACCCCAAGAAAGGGAACAG GCATTGTCGATAAGTAGGTCGTTATTTGAAGCCAAGAAGGGGAAAAACATTTGCAGTGAATTGAGAAGATCAGTGATTGAAAGCATAGAAGCAGCAGGTGGAAAGATTGATTATGTTGAG ATTGTGGATCAAGAAAGCCTAGAAGCCATTAACGATGAAGAGATTACAAGAGGTGGAGGGGTTGTTATGTGTGTTGCAGCATGGTTTGGGAAGGTGAGGTTGATCGACAACATGGAAATTGATGTATTGTAG